The window TCAGCGATTACACGAGAGCTGCAATGTCTGATTTGATCACAACTCCCCATGCAGCTTTGCTCTCCCTCGGACAATGTTCTGACTTGTGTCTCATGAGTTATTTCCTTCCCCCCAGCAGACCTGGCCTGTAGCTTCTTCCCAGGGGTGAGAGTTCGGGGTCAGAGACTCACCTGGCTCATCTCCTCAGCTGGGAACTTGATGGCTTCGCTGTCCATGGGGttgggcagaggtgggaacagcACTTTCTTGGCCCTGGAAGACGACAGCAGAGGTTGGTTAATGTGCAGAAGAGCGAAAGGGCAGGGAGAACGGGAGCAATGGGAGAGCAAAGTCCGTGCATTCACCTCTTTTTGATGAAGTGGTAAAACACAGCCAGGACAGGGACGCCTAGGAAAATACTGAGGAACCTGAGGTTGAGCTTCCACTCTGCAGGGTTGGGACCTAGGAGGAAACACAGTTCTGCTCTTAGAGCCCTCTGGAACCGGCATTACATGGGACAAGGAAAACATGCCGGCTTTGTACAAGTGACCatccctcaccctgccccagtcCCAGTGTCCCGCTGACAGCACTTGGCGTTCGTTCCCAGCCAAGAAGGCAGTGAAGGGACTAGCCTAGCCTATGGTTGAGCCTTGAGGTGGCCATTCTGAGGGCATGAACATGGAtagtctccttcccccagcacaaTCCCTGGTTGCTTTCCTTGGCACGCCACCCTTCCCGGGAGAGGCGTGAGTTGGTGTCCTGTGCTGGGCCCTTGTTTCTGCTGGGAACGTCCACACTGCAGTTGGAAGTGAGCAGCCCCGGGGGAGAGAGTGGGGCTAGCGGGGGCTCGAGCAGTGAGGACATGGCAGCTCGGGCTGTAGCTTGGATCTCGAGCCTGGGGGGATGGGCGGGCTTGAGAGCACAGCTCCCGCCTGAGCCGCTTGAGTCCCTCTAACACGAGTCTGTGACAGCTCCTGCAACATGTTCACTTCAGTCCCCGCCCGGGGCCAAGCAAACGTGGAGGGAAGGATCCACTGGCTGTTACCGAGCTTCGTGGTCTTAAACAGGTGCTGGGGACTGCAGGGCCCATCTCCGTCTGCTGTGGCTGCCTGAATCCCAACTCGATAGGAGGTGCTGGGCTGCAGGTCCTGGAGGGTGTAGTGTGTCGCTGAGGAGTTCGCTTCATGACCTGATTAGATGATGACTGATTAATTGAGCTATCAACAGCATGGAAACCCCTCCCAATTCTGCTTTCTTTCTGAAACAGCTTGTCCCAGTTTCAATTCTTAAAGTGCTTACCACACCCTCCACCTACAGAACAGGGGCCCATCAgcccctttccttcctcccatctctctttctctctccctgccctgcccagcttcTCTCTGCACTCCTGTCCCTAGATCGATTTGGCACATGGACTCACTGACCGTTTTAGAGCAGGAGACAAAAGAATCAGGTGCGCTCACTGGCTGATTTCTGCCCAGCTCGGTCATGCGGACTGCCCGCCTGTGAGCCTGGCCATGCCGCAGCCCGCTGGGGTCGGTAACGCGTTGGAAGGGAGAAAGGCAAAGCGAAGTGTTTCACACTCACATGCCGTTCCGTTGTCCTGCTCGCTTGTGTAGCAGATAATGTATTTCTTCAGCATGCCGGGGCATTGGGAGAGCGGTGACGGCTTCCacagcaggaaagcagagttcgCTGTGATGTTCCGGATCTGAATGGGCCCATCCAAAGAAGCTGTGAAAGGAGAGGTAGGAAAGAAAAGCAGTAATTGGCTGAGTGCACATGGATTCCCAGCTAGAAAACAGGCCGGGAAGCCATGGATCTTCTCATCCTGGCTCATGTCATCTGCCCATAACCTGCTACCTTCAGTTCACTGGATCACAAGAGACAAACTGAATGGTTTAGGGAAAATAAGAATTGACAACATGAGTCTTCAGCCTTTGCTTGAACACAAACTGAACCCTTAGAGGGCTGCTTGTCCCTAAAGAATTCCTGCCTCTGCGGAGTGAGGATTATACGGGCATCTTGCTTTCCCACGAATACAGACCAGTGCTCTGAAGAGCCACCCTGCGAGCCATGCGGGTTTGGGAAAGGCCCCTTGTGTAGGGCTGGGGAGGACTTCCCCTTGCCCTCTTGCATCTGTTCTTGTCATGCACTTATTGCGTGAtgtaaaactagggttaccatatttaaaaaaataaagaagaggacGCTCCACcgagccctggccccgcccctttcccaccccagccccgccccaactccaccccttccccatcccaactccgcccattccccaaagtccccgccctaactccccctcctccctcccagccacgcgaaaagggctccCCAAGCGCTACTgacttcacggtttgccaggcagcccccagaccctggaccccggctggcgcttccccagtgcagttggagcccgggaggggaaacgcccagccgggggcgcagggtctggaggctgcccggcaaacagtgaagccggtagcgctcgagctttgggcagcccctatgcctccggaccctgcgcccccagccgagcacttcccctcccgggctccggcggctgtgctcctcccctgactcttaggctctgtttaagagccgagctgctggagccctaccggcttcgggcagcccccttgcctctggaccctgcgccgccggagcagagcagctggaacccggcaggggaagtgcccggccggcggctggggtccggaggccagggggctgcccgaagccagtagcgctcaggcagctcggctcttaaacagaaccgaagagtcaggggaggagcagagcagccgcgggaggggaagtgcccggccggtattttcccggacatattcggctttttggcaattccccccggatggggtttgattaccaaaaagccggacatgtccgggaaaaaccggacgtatggtaaccctatgtaaaaCTGAGATGGTCCattctgcagggcagggactgtggctTTGTTTGTTTCTCTGAGGGGCGTAGCACGTTTCGCGCAGGGCCATAACGAATAATTTCTTGCTCCCTGGGTGAGGGCAGAAGGctccatggagggaggggtgtttcggctctgggaggggttaTTACTACTTGCAACTGGCCAATTTTTAGAACATGAGAAAAGAATCCCTCCCCCGAacaatgcatttaaaaagaaataattccaCCATCAGCCCCTCTCTTCTGATGATCAcagaccctgcctaccccagGTCATCTGTGAATCACACTCTGCCCAGAACTTGTGTAATAAAAGCAGTTTTAGTGGGTCTTGCCCTTCCCCAGTGGAAACACACCATATGCAGACTTACTGTTTGTAGCAAAGTGGTACATGGAACCGAACGTCCAGTGCTTCTCTGGTCCCCCTCCGTGAATGGCAATTCTGTAACACTTCCTGGGTTTCACTGTCCCTGGAGCATAAAACCAGGAGACATCATcaaacctccccacacaccccccctCAGATAAGGGGATGGGAGTGACCTTTCTGTCTGCACTGCCTGATCCCCAGGGGAGGGCCTGGCTGCGCCACGGTGTGACTAGGACTGGGCCACAACAGTCACTGAGAGGCAGGCTGCATATCTCAGCTGATTTCCCGACTTCGCCAAGTCGAGTGAGTTTCCAGCATACGTAAAGGAACACTGTGAGAGGCCAAAACATGGACAGGCCCCAAATGACAGCTGGGCTCATCTGCAAATTGAACTTGGAAAGCACGGCTGGCTTTGGCACCAGATCGAACCATGCACTTGCCTCACCCTGACTCTTCCCGACTCTGATGCAGAGATTCAGGCTGACTGccggggttttggatcaggccggCTGTTACCACAGGGGCATTTAGTTTCCAAACAACTAGCAGAAGAGGAGGGTCCCCGTTGGGAgggcgctgggagagggaggctgAAGAAAGGTATGTTAAAGAGATGGGTTTTGTCCTTGTTACCTGTATTCACATAGCTGTCCTTTTCAAATAATTGTTTGTGGAAACATTCCTCTTGGTCCTCCTGCGGCTCTTCCAGGGATTGCTTCTCAAAGCAGTAGAAGGTCCCATTGGTCTTTGCTGCCCACTGCACTGTCACGCTGCTGCCAGCCGAGCTGATGTTCAGAAAGCTCATTTCTGGGAGGAAATACAAGGAGACATTTCAGCAGAAACACGGCACCAACGGCATGAAGACATGGCACCAAATTCATGGCATCCAggggcaggaagcactggggcaggggcacagtCTAGTTCTCTGTTCGCCATCTAcccaaagccctgatcctgcagttgctCAGAGAGGGAGATGTGGGCTCTTGTCTCCCTGGCAGAGGCCTCACAACATGGAGAGCTTTGGGGATGCAGTTAGTTAAAATCCCAAAGAAGGAAATAACCCAGGGAAATGGCTGTGAGTTGCTATGCCATGGAACCCAATGCTCTGTCTTCAGTCCCTGTCTGGGGCCACGGCAGCAGGGCCAGCAGTGAATGGGTCTGGTCCTTTCAGGAGACTTGTTAGGGTAGTGGCTCTTTGGACGGACCGCTGGTCCGAGGCCGGGAGGGGGAGCCAAGGTCTCTGTACCTGTGCGATATTCTGGAGGAATGCGATACGTCTGCACAGGACCTCTCCCTGCTGGGTTAGATGCGCTCATAGAAAGGTGATACTCTGCCCCAGAGAGAGCCAAGGTCAGCGTCGTCTCGTCCTTTTCAGGGACCTCCTTCTTCAGCTCTGTGCACCTGCACGCTGGCATGTAGAGAGCCAGCATGTAAGTGACTTTCCACTGCTCCTCACGGGCTTCCTGACAGGGGTTTGGAAAGGTGACAGTAAGTGACGAGATCCTGGCTCCCCTGAAgcacgctgtgtgtgtgtgtcttgggtAAATGCTCATGCAGTCTGGGCTTGTTTGCAGGCCTCATTCAGTGGCCAGCAAGCTGCTGTCACAGCTGCTGTGTTACTGCGGCCGTAACCACCATCAGATTGAACACATCACAGACCCATCTGGGCTCTGAGTCGGGGAGGATGTCGGCACTACAGCTTGCATCCTGATTGGACAAGACGTAGCCCTGTCACAGGGGAGTTAAAGCACCACCTGAGGGCCCCATTCACACTGCGCACGGGAACTGCATTGTGACAGGGTCCCCGGACCTGACTGCGTGTGTCTGGTGGTGGAGCTGTGTCCCATCCACACACTGCATTACCTGCCAATGGAATGTCACGTTTCTCTGCCCGTTCCTCCCGAGTCTCCCCACCGTGTAATTCACCTCTGGAATTTCTGGAACAACAGCAGGGAATTCTGGCCACCTGTTCGTTTATCTCTGCAAAGTCCTGCCCCCTGGCTTTCCTCCCCTCAGCTGCCACTTCTTGCCTAACTtcattttcctcccctcccccaaaggcaGCCTCTCTTCTAAGCCCTTCAGCCCACAGAGTGAACCATGTGAAATCTCGCACCCTCAGGAACAAAGATGGATTTGCTCCAGTCGCTCCAGTAGCTGCTCCAATGGGCTGTTTTGTGCCGAATCTGGACTTCGCAGGCTGCTGTTGTTCCCAAGTTGCATATCACTAAAGCAAACCAAGACAGTGGGGACTGAGTGAACAATCCAGCAGGAGTTTTCAGTTTCGTGTGTGCACCGTGCCCTTCTGGCTGCCATGGAGCCGAAGCCTGGGCCTGTGGGGTCAGAGAGGCTTGGGTCCCTTGAGCATCAGAACGGAATTCATGGGACACTACTCTTGGTGCTACTGGGGGCTTAAGGCCACGCTCGTGTCAGATGAGAAATTACCGCCCAGCAAGAGCGTGAAGGAGCAGTTGGGGGTTTGAGTGACTGGCAGTGCATGGATTTGATCAGCAGCTGTAATTCTGAATGCCTGGAAAGGAGCAGAGGGTGGAGAGAGGAGGCGACTGGGCACTCCCCCAGCTGCAGCGTGTCTCACAGAACAGAGGTTTTGCCACCGCTTTCCTCTAATGACACCCGCTCTCAGTTTCTCTCCCTTTGAGGGCTGTGTATCCGTTCCCCTGGCGCTTCCGAGGGGGTTTTTGTGGGACGTGGGGACTCAGCGCAAGGGCTTAGAGGCTGTGAGCAGCCGCACAAATCTGGTTCATACATAAACCAGAGCTGGGCAATAGCGGTGTTGATTCGGAGGCAGAGAGGGCTCCTCTCCTAGGAACGTGCAGTGATATCGAGAGGAACTCTTGGGCAGAAGGTGCAGGGAGCGTCCCCAGGCCTTCCCAGCAGGTGTTTCTCTCACTGTGCTGGGAGCAAGAGCTTGAAACGGCATTGACTGTATCTGCGAGGGTACAGTATGATAAGCTGACCTGTGATGATGTTACCCTTGTATTCACCTCGTGTCTGACACGCCACCTAAAAACAAACCGGACAAGGCTTATACaaaggcagtatttcttcacacagcaccca is drawn from Trachemys scripta elegans isolate TJP31775 chromosome 22, CAS_Tse_1.0, whole genome shotgun sequence and contains these coding sequences:
- the IL12RB1 gene encoding interleukin-12 receptor subunit beta-1, producing the protein MSWLLLLAALVLSGSTEDPDLVCYRNCIQCNFTCAWRAKATSGNATYILKFCYHSTHPCEEFNAASSTHYRFSYRKLRLLLNLTAWVESHSGGRVERTQNITLQLENAIKLDPLPPDQITFSKSNGTLTLTLQQLDNWTVRYEPLRREARYRRMKGTEWTQVACQTRGEYKGNIITVICNLGTTAACEVQIRHKTAHWSSYWSDWSKSIFVPEEIPEVNYTVGRLGRNGQRNVTFHWQEAREEQWKVTYMLALYMPACRCTELKKEVPEKDETTLTLALSGAEYHLSMSASNPAGRGPVQTYRIPPEYRTEMSFLNISSAGSSVTVQWAAKTNGTFYCFEKQSLEEPQEDQEECFHKQLFEKDSYVNTGTVKPRKCYRIAIHGGGPEKHWTFGSMYHFATNTSLDGPIQIRNITANSAFLLWKPSPLSQCPGMLKKYIICYTSEQDNGTACHEANSSATHYTLQDLQPSTSYRVGIQAATADGDGPCSPQHLFKTTKLGPNPAEWKLNLRFLSIFLGVPVLAVFYHFIKKRAKKVLFPPLPNPMDSEAIKFPAEEMSQVKPRLGFVEPSEKVSPTEPLVTEFISVKGEPDTNTETRSLQLYAGTEETAEMLQAKEGQAGSENDLPFEYRRQVLLTPAEEEQEEDDFREFAGVCGQNNLAEVGTGPFQPHPDEGAALERTGLSRPLVQLSLLLSDKPVIIKSGGSFDL